In Vanacampus margaritifer isolate UIUO_Vmar chromosome 6, RoL_Vmar_1.0, whole genome shotgun sequence, the DNA window ATGTTTCCTCCTTTAGAATTTGTGCATGCGTGAGTTGGCACATGAGTGTCCTTGGGCGatataatacaaaaaacaaatatttgtagGACATGAACAAGCTGGTCACAAGTGCTGATATCACCAACACATGCAGATAAAGACACCTGAACACACTTGACATTTTCCCTATGTAGAACTGTCATTCACCATGGCTGCTATCATACCGCGATAATAACGTGGCTCTGCACCGCAAGTTACATTTATTTCAGTGCAGTTTTATGCCAAAATATAATTTCAGCATCAATTGGAAAAACTTCCATGTGTTATGAACCCGAGGATGTGACACTTGGATTTTAAGTCACTATTTGTTGAACACGTCAAGCATATTCAGAATTTGCCTGGACCTTAATATGGAAGCCTTCTGTTTACATGAGGGTGCCTTTTCTAATCCAGTCAACGAAGTTTAACAAAAGGGTGACTTCAAACCAGGAGTTTAAATTATATGCATAAGATTACACTTCACAATGGACGGCAATTTGTCAAATCTGGACATCATTTCAATAGAGAGGGTGCCATCCTACAAATACCAAAAATTTGGTATTTGGCTGGGCAACAAGCTGTCTTCTGGAGTCCATATTAAGagcctttaaaaaagaaaaaagttaagagtttttttttttttatgaaaaagtgCCTTCCTTTCTAGTGCAGTGCACTGTTTTATCAGTATTGGATTATGGTGATTTAATGTATATGCACACcacaatttttgcaaaaaaaaaaaaaaaaaaaatgatgttatcTACCACTCAGCACTACACTTCATTACAGAACCCGCCACTGCATTCTGTATGAAACACATAATTGTCCTCCATTCACATTAGAAGGAAAACGcatgcactgtttttttttttattattgctaaagCACTTGTGAGTAAGCTACCttcttacatttttaaatgttctgtCTTACCATAATAGTACTTATCAGGCAaggtcatcagaaaaaaaatgctactaaCTACTTCACTGTCAAAAACagaacttggtaaaaacagcttTTTCAACATATGCTTTAATTGCTCGGAATGAACTCCAAACCACATTTAATCTGAAATCACTCCCATCATTcagtgtgtttaaaaatgttttaaaatcagCAATGACGGAAATGAAAGTTATTGTAACTGGCCTTCCTAACTTCCTGgttaaatgaaattgaaaataaaagaaTTGAGCTCAAGTGTTGAGGTGCACTAACACGAACGAGGTAATACAACACGCCTGACACTGCAAGTGTGGATGTTTGACTAGTTAAGCACCTTTTGCCCCACTAACGCTCAGTATACATCCTTTGCCTAACCACTGTTGAAAAGGTCTTCTTCGGCACCGTTATTTGACtcacatttgaaatatttgcttcaaataaaattaataatataattgttTGCTGCTTCAATTATGTGAGAAAGATGACCAGATGTCATCGCGTGAGAAAGGGAATGTGCGTTAAGAGAGAATGACTCACAGGTACATGAAGAAGAGGGTGCCCATGACCAGAAGGAAGCGACTCAGGTTGGAGTTGAAGTACACAATCATGAGCAGAACGCCGAGCCTGGCGGCTGAGTACAACCAGTCCAACCAGTCCCGGTCGATGTCTTCCTCGTCCTCCATTACGGGTCCCCCCTGAGCATTCATTCGCATGTTCTGATTGGCTACGTCCGGGTCAATGAACGCACCATCCTGCGCTGGGTTCTGGTTTGCCGCTTGCAGATTGTTGATGGGGTCCTGATTGGCAATGGGTGCCGGCACAGGTACCTGGTGGGCGGGTACAGGTGGGTGAAGGCCAACGGTTGCAGGTGCTATGGAAGAGCCGGTGCCAGCTGCTGCCATTGCTGCTTGACTGTTGGTCGATTACAGGGTTCGGCTTAGGGATCGGTAAGGTTAGCATAAACATCCCTTTAAAGTGCTGGGAAACAAACTCACTATTGCATGTAATATTGTCGAGCATAGACATGTTGGAGCCACAGAAGTTGTTGGGGGCTGTACAGAGAGTAGTCTGGAAATGCTGGTTGGGCCATTTGTGGTGATCCGGTCCTGCAGAAAGAAATTATAATTTTGTTAAGTCATTATTATCTGCTTCACACTGCCATAATAATTTTAGCACAAATTCATGAGAAGGGCAAAAGTATCAAATCACAAGTCACATTTTGTGTGTTACACAAGGCTCACGAGATCAAGCGTAAGCTTATGGATAACCTTCCAGGATGCAAATCAGGTCAGTCAAGTGTTTCAACACCTGTTTCCCTTTGCGGCTTTTAAATACCGACCTCCCAcagttgatttttaaaaagacttTGCTACAAGTCACATTACTAGCTTAAAACAAATCTTATTATACAGTCAAATCCAAAACTATTGTTTAACATCTAAATATCACATTGATGAAGGTCAAGTTTGAaattcattccaaaaatatgtacaaattCAAACTCTTACTATTAAACTTaactgtgaaaaaaatatatactgagaGCCACAACGCTGTTTCCACTCTTTCTTACATGTTGGCGGCAGACAATGTCGGGGCTCCTGCACCTGATGCaggcgtgtgcgtgtttgctgGATTGGCAGCTGAAGTTGAAGACGTCTGCCTCCTCTGCCTCAACTCTGGAGGAGAGGATGGCGTAGGCCTCGGACTAGACACATGCGGCTGGCCTGGTTCCTTAAcctaatgaattaaataaaaaaaataacattactaTGATCATCTGATATCAAACTGGAGACGTTTAGTGCCCCTTCCTGATTTTTTCTGATTTGTTTGAATAATTACCAAACTTAGGTTtcagatcacttttttttcccacttcccTTTTTCAGACAGCTGCACTAAGagctttttttaatgaatcaaattgggCGGAAATGTGGCCTGTAACTTATGTTTtcagtaaaaaattaaaaagtgggGTGGGAGGTGGAGGGAATTGCTTTTCACAGCACTGTAGTTGCGTAGTAATTTAACACTGTGTCTAATGTTGCCCTTCTCACCTTTGGTCTTGCTCCCAGATGTGCTTTGGGCTGCATCTTAACAGCAAAGACTAGATGCAGCGTGGGAACGGTATCTGTCTGAGAAGGCAGAGGGAGACAGACGTCAGACAGCTGCGTTCCTACAAAATTGCTCAGTTTTTTTCCATAGCTTCATCTACATTACCTTGTTACTTGTTTATAGTATGTTAAGTGTCGTCATAACATGTTGACCGAGTTACACAGAACAATGTGGTTCTTtttttggcacttttttttttttaactctttgaccgccagacgttttcagaaaaggtgaaaacagtgctttacttctgtaaaacactaccaccaacaatgaaaaagtgttttttgatagcaaaataagtttatttacattcaacagtgtaacaatttggcaaactatttacaaatgtgtgcaaccgtggtactatttacaattgtgtggatgtttcaaatacagtttttctttttgtaacacacccctgcgtgcaaggagacgcagcaggatttgcacaacagattagtttcactgcgattgccccttcgcgtgcagacgctacactttcttgctggctttttttcccggggaatagcaagaatatactgcagtgtgtgtttggccatgttgccatcaagtctactctcaggatcatgatacggtgacgttacggtggtgttacgtctggcttcctcatgtccttcagttcctataccgggtggtaagagatgttctgatccatcttatccgctccattcatggtggcatcgtagtccataaccagtgtcttctccgtgatcagactgtacccacacctccgatgaatatgcattggactcggggtactcttcatcgtccgattgaacgtccgcctgtgcagaagtgctcggttgtgctccgcgttttccggcgttagcatcgctagccggtgaggctttatgacgtgatcatcagccgccgcgtcaacgcttccaacttcggcgtcaacctcggagtcaccatcatcatcattgtcgtcatcaatgtgctctttagcattggtcgatgcttttcgtctttgaaaaaaatgctcaagcgtgagctgcttgcaaccg includes these proteins:
- the herpud1 gene encoding homocysteine-responsive endoplasmic reticulum-resident ubiquitin-like domain member 1 protein; the encoded protein is MDAEDFQAKTITIVIKTPSQTVEDQTVKGVHLNWTVKDLKTHLSAVYPTKLAVSDQRLIYAGKLLPDHLHIRDLFTQTDTVPTLHLVFAVKMQPKAHLGARPKVKEPGQPHVSSPRPTPSSPPELRQRRQTSSTSAANPANTHTPASGAGAPTLSAANMTGSPQMAQPAFPDYSLYSPQQLLWLQHVYARQYYMQYQAAMAAAGTGSSIAPATVGLHPPVPAHQVPVPAPIANQDPINNLQAANQNPAQDGAFIDPDVANQNMRMNAQGGPVMEDEEDIDRDWLDWLYSAARLGVLLMIVYFNSNLSRFLLVMGTLFFMYLHTTGWFNIRRRQHVQQPNHLQPPEVQHNQENENRIPNPDAGEQRELPAEADQSDQPEPMPAVLVPPHRVSVMWTAWVFLKTFFSSLIPEVPRGVAN